The DNA region TTCTGACTTCTACGGCAAGGGCTTTGACTCCAACACCGTGACCTTTGAGGTCTCTACGAAGAAGCTCGTCATCACGTCCGACAAGGACAGCGTTGTCCGCGGCAAGACTTTCTCCGTGACGGTCACCGGCGAGTCGAAGAAGACATACAACCTGTTCATCAAAGATGTCAGCAGTATTAATGAGAACGAGTATCCGTTTATCTTGCCCGGCCAGAACGGTGTGACACCTGGTCTTGGTGGGCCCGCTAAGGACCACCGGAACGTAAACGTTACGACCACCGCCGGCGGCACGCGCACCGTCCAGTTCAACACCAACTCGACCACCGACGACCGGCAGTTCACCATCAGAGTCGAAGATCCCACTGACACCACCAACTACGACGAGGTCAAGGTAAAAGTTGAGAAGGGCGCCGTCACCATCACGGCAGCCGGCACCGGAACCTACTACATCGGTGAGGAGATCACCCTCGAGGGTACCTGCACCGAGAGCGACTATGTCTACCTCTTCCTGACCGGCCCGAACCTCAACAGCAACGGTGTCGAGCTCACCGGAAACATGCTCGACGTGGTGAACGACAATCCAGTCAACTTCACCTCTGAGGTTGTCGAGGCTGATGACACCTGGTCGTACAAGTGGAACACCGCTGACCTGGATAGGTCGCTTGACTCTGGCGGCTACACGATCTACGCCGTCTCGGCACCTAAAGACAAGGACCACCTCTCCGAAGCCGAGTATGACACGATCTCAATCCAGCTCCGGTCCGGGTTCATCTCCGCGACATCGAGCGGTGCAGTCGTAGCGAAGGGTGACGACCTGAAACTCACCGGCATCGCACAGGGCGACCCCGACGAGGTCCAGGTCTGGATCTTCGGCAAGAACAAGCAGGATATCGGGTCTGCAACCGTTGAGGATGACGGCTCTTTCGAGTTCGAACTCAAGGGAGCAGATACCAAGGATTACTCCGCAGGTCAGTACTTCGTTGTCATCCAGCACCCGATGATGAACGGTCAATTCGACATTTCTGCCGGTACTGGCTTCTGGGATGGCTGGATCGTCGGAACACTTGAGTCTGGCTTTAATCCTGTAAAGATATCCGGGCTCCAGGCGTCTGACGCAGCAAACGCGCTGATCAAGGCGCTTGACTCCCCGAACATCGACGACACCTACGTGAAGCTCACGTTCGTCGTCGAGGAGCCACGGATCCTGATCGACCCGATCGGTGACGTGCCTGCAGGCAGCACGTTCACAATCAGCGGCACCACCAACCTCGCTGTCGGTGACACCCTGAACGTCGAGGTCACATCCGCTGCGTTCACCCCGACCGAGAAGGGCGAAGCCGCGGGCTTCGCAAGCGTTGCCAGGACGACCGAGGTCAAGGCTGGCGATGGTGCGAACGTCTGGTCTGTCGAGATCGACGGATCGAACTTCAAGCCCGACCAGTACATAGTCAAGGTTGAGTGCATCGAGACCGACACAACCGCAACCGCGAACTTCAACGTGATTGAGGCTGTTCCGACCACGCCCACGGTAACCCCGACCGAGACTGTGACAACGACCACACCCCCGGCCACAACCACAGTACCCCCGACCGAAACCGAAACCCCAGGGTTTGGAGCACTCCTTGCCCTTGCCGGACTTGGTGCGGTTGCCTACCTGGTTCTCCGTCGGGACTAAACCCTGACAAACCCTAATTTTTTTGTTTCCTGCTTTTGTTGAGCGGTTTTTCATGTATTGCGACTGCTCCTGAGAGATCTCTTTCGCAACAGAACAAACCGCTATAGTGATGCCAGTGAGGGCAGAGGCAGAGCCCATCAAACCCATCAAACCAGTTTGCTCGTGGTTTGATATCCGCGAATCACCCGCGGTGAACGTCTTTTGCAGCTGACCAACTGCGCCCCGGAGGGCGGGCGGGCGGTGAATGATGATAGATCCTGGGAAGCCGTGGAAGGACGGAAACGGGATCTCAGGGAAGTTTCTCAACGAGAACGTGGTGAGGGATATCTCCTCCCCGGACACTGTATCGATGGGAATCACCCCGCGGGGGTGGG from Methanoculleus receptaculi includes:
- a CDS encoding MEMAR_RS02690 family S-layer glycoprotein, with the protein product MVVAMLLAAALVVAPAAAGTRNVISGATVYVGEENVTLGFAPGANQIVHYSDPTAGAIDKTISLSPAGVIPELTSTAVGTVTGPYYVFDNTGDPTNRSTSLGYINVQYPEVKLDVVLNTSQKDSVAGKSVTRDNLLDFKLTDNILNLTDTINIEVTMPGGGTTTQFGGKYLNGTPLTGGTSYIGPVNLSTAEAGTYTAIAKWPSTSDFYGKGFDSNTVTFEVSTKKLVITSDKDSVVRGKTFSVTVTGESKKTYNLFIKDVSSINENEYPFILPGQNGVTPGLGGPAKDHRNVNVTTTAGGTRTVQFNTNSTTDDRQFTIRVEDPTDTTNYDEVKVKVEKGAVTITAAGTGTYYIGEEITLEGTCTESDYVYLFLTGPNLNSNGVELTGNMLDVVNDNPVNFTSEVVEADDTWSYKWNTADLDRSLDSGGYTIYAVSAPKDKDHLSEAEYDTISIQLRSGFISATSSGAVVAKGDDLKLTGIAQGDPDEVQVWIFGKNKQDIGSATVEDDGSFEFELKGADTKDYSAGQYFVVIQHPMMNGQFDISAGTGFWDGWIVGTLESGFNPVKISGLQASDAANALIKALDSPNIDDTYVKLTFVVEEPRILIDPIGDVPAGSTFTISGTTNLAVGDTLNVEVTSAAFTPTEKGEAAGFASVARTTEVKAGDGANVWSVEIDGSNFKPDQYIVKVECIETDTTATANFNVIEAVPTTPTVTPTETVTTTTPPATTTVPPTETETPGFGALLALAGLGAVAYLVLRRD